In Eriocheir sinensis breed Jianghai 21 chromosome 10, ASM2467909v1, whole genome shotgun sequence, the following proteins share a genomic window:
- the LOC126996473 gene encoding uncharacterized protein LOC126996473 isoform X1, with the protein MTTQGRSGGSRRPQKASSCCPPSPPFVLLLLPLLLLLLASPCWSAAQGRDTTQPATQATPGDLATTTTSTASSNTTSHPSIPDLQPTAPREESSDLRHGESEVQDPPGNLLAPDDADHVGGLGLVIHKCCPEDEVFDHATKTCQPSHDLTFSVPIFTVDYYGVYMESNLTRDQVELWTSLLDCERYLLDAMPGKKPEFDFRVLDSGHLWVPEYEHQYDLDHYCLENFVLNASVKGSPHIQGAMVCVLQTEVETYDPSKIPVRKCCMPNEVYDSVSSCSLRYNVTSEPWLVPFRSLEETNKEVKMVDIREPPFVHTHELVPNFQTCVGDQMGWQVDAFHVQQEEGGLYVPLLHRVIPDNQYCIEDFHTNGSLATMAYVCVSVEEMQHLQRLQTPGCQTEPCIPKCCHLGEILDAGTSRCVPANNYPFSPSVRLENGSLIQVAEPDYRFGFPECEVQLTYDHERVELLPQGDLRYVTNDTRECLPEQAYAIPRGEYCIDQVYYPSGEVRQGAGFCFSNKWEHLGQLEKQDVNYLYSVFLGVSDLFILISFVVYLTVPDQNKRGLNKNVKLAHSVLGRILLCFLFSLFFAYLFLIIIKLFSDPINLSSPSACIGIGVCMYVFFMATFFWLNVLCFELWWKCARQESSSGRRWVWYQVYAWACPLVFGGVSLIMEFAPSISSCYIKPNFGTYSCFFSYSVTHNNGAKWAYFFGPVAVLLFADLVFFLLTVRSLLVTVQQSHKGTVQRQARQRLRLCFKLFLVMGISWLAEIISFELGPSTVWYISDVFNCFQGFIIFLIFILKPKILQAVRARLCGCCGAPPPAKPRGTNVFSSIMLNSSTTDEFSLSQQLSFAHAHAHNRLSLSHPQNSLPLPHERAHKQLSLAYGSNPFPHPALDINPSSSSPSNSSTSSTFKQQRPHIEPDPPASASSSPPSTPRTSSTRASLSASCKSVLEAAC; encoded by the exons GGAGAGACACAACACAACCCGCGACACAGGCAACACCGGGCGaccttgccaccaccaccacctccaccgccagcaGCAACACCACAAGCCACCCCTCCATCCCTGACCTCCAACCTACTGCCCCTAGAGAGGAGTCCAGCGATCTCAGGCACGGGGAGAGCGAAGTACAAGATCCTCCTGGTAACTTGCTGGCCCCAGACGACGCGGATCACGTTGGCGGCCTCGGTCTGGTGATCCACAAGTGCTGCCCCGAGGATGAGGTGTTCGACCACGCCACCAAGACCTGCCAGCCCAGCCATGACCTCACCTTCAGCGTCCCAATCTTCACGGTGGACTACTACGGCGTGTATATGGAGTCCAACCTGACGAGGgaccag GTGGAGCTGTGGACGTCGCTGCTGGACTGCGAGCGCTACCTGCTGGACGCCATGCCGGGGAAGAAGCCTGAATTTGACTTCCGCGTGCTGGACTCCGGCCACTTGTGGGTGCCGGAGTACGAGCACCAGTACGACTTGGACCACTACTGCCTCGAGAACTTCGTGCTCAACGCCAGCGTGAAGGGCTCCCCGCACATCCAGGGCGCCATGGTGTGCGTGCTGCAGACGGAGGTGGAGACGTATGACCCGTCCAAGATCCCCGTCAGAAAGTGCTGCATGCCCAACGAG GTGTACGACTCCGTGTCCAGCTGTTCCCTGCGCTACAACGTGACCTCGGAGCCGTGGCTGGTGCCCTTCCGGTCCCTGGAGGAGACCAACAAGGAGGTGAAGATGGTGGACATCCGTGAGCCGCCCTTCGTCCACACCCACGAGCTGGTGCCCAacttccag ACGTGTGTGGGGGACCAGATGGGTTGGCAGGTGGACGCCTTCCACGTGCAGCAGGAGGAGGGCGGCCTGTACGTGCCGCTGTTGCACCGCGTCATCCCCGACAACCAGTACTGCATCGAGGACTTCCACACCAACGGCAGCCTCGCCACCATG GCGTACGTGTGCGTGAGCGTGGAGGAGATGCAGCACCTCCAGAGACTGCAGACGCCGGGGTGCCAGACGGAGCCCTGCATCCCCAAGTGCTGCCACCTGGGGGAGATCCTGGACGCGGGGACCAGCCGGTGTGTGCCCGCTAACAACTACCCCTTCAGCCCCTCCGTCAGGCTCGAGAACGGCTCCCTCATCCAG GTCGCGGAGCCGGACTATCGTTTCGGCTTCCCGGAGTGCGAGGTGCAGCTGACCTACGACCACGAGCGCGTCGAGCTGCTTCCCCAAGGTGACCTGCGCTATGTCACCAACGACACGCGGGAGTGCCTACCCGAGCAGGCCTACGCCATCCCCAGGGGCGAGTACTGCATCGACCAG GTGTACTACCCGTCGGGGGAGGTGCGGCAGGGCGCGGGGTTCTGCTTCAGCAACAAGTGGGAGCACCTGGGCCAGCTGGAGAAGCAGGACGTGAACTACCTGTACTCGGTGTTCCTGGGCGTGTCGgacctcttcatcctcatctccttCGTCGTGTACCTCACCGTGCCCGACCAGAACAAGCGGGGACTCAACAAGAAC GTCAAGTTGGCTCACTCCGTGCTGGGCCGCATCCTCCTGTGCTTCCTCTTCAGCCTCTTCTTCGCctacctcttcctcatcatcatcaagctCTTCTCGGACCCCATCAACCTCTCCAGCCCCAGCGCTTGCATTGGCATCG gtgtgtgtatgtacgtgttcTTCATGGCCACCTTCTTCTGGCTCAACGTGCTGTGTTTTGAGCTGTGGTGGAAGTGTGCAAG GCAGGAGAGCTCGAGCGGGCGGCGGTGGGTGTGGTACCAGGTGTATGCGTGGGCGTGTCCCCTCGTGTTCGGCGGCGTCTCCCTCATCATGGAGTTCGCGCCGTCCATCAGCAGCTGCTACATCAAGCCCAACTTCGGCACCTACTCCTGCTTCTTTAGCT ACTCCGTGACACACAACAACGGCGCCAAGTGGGCCTATTTCTTCGGGCCCGTGGCGGTGCTGCTGTTCGCCGACCTGGTCTTCTTCCTGCTGACGGTGCGCTCCCTGCTCGTCACCGTCCAGCAGAGCCACAAGGGCACCGTGCAGAGGCAGGCCCGGCAGCGGCTACGGCTCTGCTTCAAG CTGTTCCTGGTGATGGGCATCAGCTGGCTGGCGGAGATCATTTCCTTCGAGTTGGGTCCCAGCACCGTCTGGTACATCTCGGACGTGTTCAACTGCTTCCAG GGCTTCATCATCTTCCTGATCTTCATCCTGAAACCCAAGATCCTGCAGGCGGTGCGGGCGCGGCTGTGTGGCTGCTGCGGGGCGCCGCCGCCAGCCAAGCCGCGCGGTACGAACGTCTTCAGTTCCATCATGTTGAACTCGTCCACCACCGATGAGTTCTCGCTCTCGCAGCAACTGTCCttcgcccacgcccacgcccataaCCGCCTCTCGCTGTCCCACCCTCAAAATTCGCTTCCGCTGCCCCACGAACGAGCCCACAAGCAGCTGTCCCTTGCCTATGGCTCCAACCCTTTCCCACACCCCGCCCTCGACAtcaatccctcctcttcctccccttccaattcctccacctcctccaccttcaagcAGCAGCGGCCACATATTGAGCCTGACCCCCCtgcgtctgcctcctcctctcccccctccaccccaagAACCTCCTCCACCAGGGCTTCCCTCTCTGCGAGCTGCAAGTCTGTGCTGGAGGCTGCCTGctag
- the LOC126996473 gene encoding G-protein coupled receptor Mth2-like isoform X3 has translation MTTQGRSGGSRRPQKASSCCPPSPPFVLLLLPLLLLLLASPCWSAAQGRDTTQPATQATPGDLATTTTSTASSNTTSHPSIPDLQPTAPREESSDLRHGESEVQDPPGNLLAPDDADHVGGLGLVIHKCCPEDEVFDHATKTCQPSHDLTFSVPIFTVDYYGVYMESNLTRDQVELWTSLLDCERYLLDAMPGKKPEFDFRVLDSGHLWVPEYEHQYDLDHYCLENFVLNASVKGSPHIQGAMVCVLQTEVETYDPSKIPVRKCCMPNEVYDSVSSCSLRYNVTSEPWLVPFRSLEETNKEVKMVDIREPPFVHTHELVPNFQTCVGDQMGWQVDAFHVQQEEGGLYVPLLHRVIPDNQYCIEDFHTNGSLATMAYVCVSVEEMQHLQRLQTPGCQTEPCIPKCCHLGEILDAGTSRCVPANNYPFSPSVRLENGSLIQVAEPDYRFGFPECEVQLTYDHERVELLPQGDLRYVTNDTRECLPEQAYAIPRGEYCIDQVYYPSGEVRQGAGFCFSNKWEHLGQLEKQDVNYLYSVFLGVSDLFILISFVVYLTVPDQNKRGLNKNVKLAHSVLGRILLCFLFSLFFAYLFLIIIKLFSDPINLSSPSACIGIGVCMYVFFMATFFWLNVLCFELWWKCARQESSSGRRWVWYQVYAWACPLVFGGVSLIMEFAPSISSCYIKPNFGTYSCFFSYSVTHNNGAKWAYFFGPVAVLLFADLVFFLLTVRSLLVTVQQSHKGTVQRQARQRLRLCFKLFLVMGISWLAEIISFELGPSTVWYISDVFNCFQGFIIFLIFILKPKILQAVRARLCGCCGAPPPAKPRAASREDTQLSTLLQTE, from the exons GGAGAGACACAACACAACCCGCGACACAGGCAACACCGGGCGaccttgccaccaccaccacctccaccgccagcaGCAACACCACAAGCCACCCCTCCATCCCTGACCTCCAACCTACTGCCCCTAGAGAGGAGTCCAGCGATCTCAGGCACGGGGAGAGCGAAGTACAAGATCCTCCTGGTAACTTGCTGGCCCCAGACGACGCGGATCACGTTGGCGGCCTCGGTCTGGTGATCCACAAGTGCTGCCCCGAGGATGAGGTGTTCGACCACGCCACCAAGACCTGCCAGCCCAGCCATGACCTCACCTTCAGCGTCCCAATCTTCACGGTGGACTACTACGGCGTGTATATGGAGTCCAACCTGACGAGGgaccag GTGGAGCTGTGGACGTCGCTGCTGGACTGCGAGCGCTACCTGCTGGACGCCATGCCGGGGAAGAAGCCTGAATTTGACTTCCGCGTGCTGGACTCCGGCCACTTGTGGGTGCCGGAGTACGAGCACCAGTACGACTTGGACCACTACTGCCTCGAGAACTTCGTGCTCAACGCCAGCGTGAAGGGCTCCCCGCACATCCAGGGCGCCATGGTGTGCGTGCTGCAGACGGAGGTGGAGACGTATGACCCGTCCAAGATCCCCGTCAGAAAGTGCTGCATGCCCAACGAG GTGTACGACTCCGTGTCCAGCTGTTCCCTGCGCTACAACGTGACCTCGGAGCCGTGGCTGGTGCCCTTCCGGTCCCTGGAGGAGACCAACAAGGAGGTGAAGATGGTGGACATCCGTGAGCCGCCCTTCGTCCACACCCACGAGCTGGTGCCCAacttccag ACGTGTGTGGGGGACCAGATGGGTTGGCAGGTGGACGCCTTCCACGTGCAGCAGGAGGAGGGCGGCCTGTACGTGCCGCTGTTGCACCGCGTCATCCCCGACAACCAGTACTGCATCGAGGACTTCCACACCAACGGCAGCCTCGCCACCATG GCGTACGTGTGCGTGAGCGTGGAGGAGATGCAGCACCTCCAGAGACTGCAGACGCCGGGGTGCCAGACGGAGCCCTGCATCCCCAAGTGCTGCCACCTGGGGGAGATCCTGGACGCGGGGACCAGCCGGTGTGTGCCCGCTAACAACTACCCCTTCAGCCCCTCCGTCAGGCTCGAGAACGGCTCCCTCATCCAG GTCGCGGAGCCGGACTATCGTTTCGGCTTCCCGGAGTGCGAGGTGCAGCTGACCTACGACCACGAGCGCGTCGAGCTGCTTCCCCAAGGTGACCTGCGCTATGTCACCAACGACACGCGGGAGTGCCTACCCGAGCAGGCCTACGCCATCCCCAGGGGCGAGTACTGCATCGACCAG GTGTACTACCCGTCGGGGGAGGTGCGGCAGGGCGCGGGGTTCTGCTTCAGCAACAAGTGGGAGCACCTGGGCCAGCTGGAGAAGCAGGACGTGAACTACCTGTACTCGGTGTTCCTGGGCGTGTCGgacctcttcatcctcatctccttCGTCGTGTACCTCACCGTGCCCGACCAGAACAAGCGGGGACTCAACAAGAAC GTCAAGTTGGCTCACTCCGTGCTGGGCCGCATCCTCCTGTGCTTCCTCTTCAGCCTCTTCTTCGCctacctcttcctcatcatcatcaagctCTTCTCGGACCCCATCAACCTCTCCAGCCCCAGCGCTTGCATTGGCATCG gtgtgtgtatgtacgtgttcTTCATGGCCACCTTCTTCTGGCTCAACGTGCTGTGTTTTGAGCTGTGGTGGAAGTGTGCAAG GCAGGAGAGCTCGAGCGGGCGGCGGTGGGTGTGGTACCAGGTGTATGCGTGGGCGTGTCCCCTCGTGTTCGGCGGCGTCTCCCTCATCATGGAGTTCGCGCCGTCCATCAGCAGCTGCTACATCAAGCCCAACTTCGGCACCTACTCCTGCTTCTTTAGCT ACTCCGTGACACACAACAACGGCGCCAAGTGGGCCTATTTCTTCGGGCCCGTGGCGGTGCTGCTGTTCGCCGACCTGGTCTTCTTCCTGCTGACGGTGCGCTCCCTGCTCGTCACCGTCCAGCAGAGCCACAAGGGCACCGTGCAGAGGCAGGCCCGGCAGCGGCTACGGCTCTGCTTCAAG CTGTTCCTGGTGATGGGCATCAGCTGGCTGGCGGAGATCATTTCCTTCGAGTTGGGTCCCAGCACCGTCTGGTACATCTCGGACGTGTTCAACTGCTTCCAG GGCTTCATCATCTTCCTGATCTTCATCCTGAAACCCAAGATCCTGCAGGCGGTGCGGGCGCGGCTGTGTGGCTGCTGCGGGGCGCCGCCGCCAGCCAAGCCGCGCG CAGCATCGAGGGAAGACACACAGCTCTCCACTCTTCTACAGACCGAATAA
- the LOC126996473 gene encoding probable G-protein coupled receptor Mth-like 1 isoform X2 — protein sequence MTTQGRSGGSRRPQKASSCCPPSPPFVLLLLPLLLLLLASPCWSAAQGRDTTQPATQATPGDLATTTTSTASSNTTSHPSIPDLQPTAPREESSDLRHGESEVQDPPGNLLAPDDADHVGGLGLVIHKCCPEDEVFDHATKTCQPSHDLTFSVPIFTVDYYGVYMESNLTRDQVELWTSLLDCERYLLDAMPGKKPEFDFRVLDSGHLWVPEYEHQYDLDHYCLENFVLNASVKGSPHIQGAMVCVLQTEVETYDPSKIPVRKCCMPNEVYDSVSSCSLRYNVTSEPWLVPFRSLEETNKEVKMVDIREPPFVHTHELVPNFQTCVGDQMGWQVDAFHVQQEEGGLYVPLLHRVIPDNQYCIEDFHTNGSLATMAYVCVSVEEMQHLQRLQTPGCQTEPCIPKCCHLGEILDAGTSRCVPANNYPFSPSVRLENGSLIQVAEPDYRFGFPECEVQLTYDHERVELLPQGDLRYVTNDTRECLPEQAYAIPRGEYCIDQVYYPSGEVRQGAGFCFSNKWEHLGQLEKQDVNYLYSVFLGVSDLFILISFVVYLTVPDQNKRGLNKNVKLAHSVLGRILLCFLFSLFFAYLFLIIIKLFSDPINLSSPSACIGIGVCMYVFFMATFFWLNVLCFELWWKCARQESSSGRRWVWYQVYAWACPLVFGGVSLIMEFAPSISSCYIKPNFGTYSCFFSYSVTHNNGAKWAYFFGPVAVLLFADLVFFLLTVRSLLVTVQQSHKGTVQRQARQRLRLCFKLFLVMGISWLAEIISFELGPSTVWYISDVFNCFQGFIIFLIFILKPKILQAVRARLCGCCGAPPPAKPRGPTVLRGTSEEMGTGSDIPIMANTRSSQDA from the exons GGAGAGACACAACACAACCCGCGACACAGGCAACACCGGGCGaccttgccaccaccaccacctccaccgccagcaGCAACACCACAAGCCACCCCTCCATCCCTGACCTCCAACCTACTGCCCCTAGAGAGGAGTCCAGCGATCTCAGGCACGGGGAGAGCGAAGTACAAGATCCTCCTGGTAACTTGCTGGCCCCAGACGACGCGGATCACGTTGGCGGCCTCGGTCTGGTGATCCACAAGTGCTGCCCCGAGGATGAGGTGTTCGACCACGCCACCAAGACCTGCCAGCCCAGCCATGACCTCACCTTCAGCGTCCCAATCTTCACGGTGGACTACTACGGCGTGTATATGGAGTCCAACCTGACGAGGgaccag GTGGAGCTGTGGACGTCGCTGCTGGACTGCGAGCGCTACCTGCTGGACGCCATGCCGGGGAAGAAGCCTGAATTTGACTTCCGCGTGCTGGACTCCGGCCACTTGTGGGTGCCGGAGTACGAGCACCAGTACGACTTGGACCACTACTGCCTCGAGAACTTCGTGCTCAACGCCAGCGTGAAGGGCTCCCCGCACATCCAGGGCGCCATGGTGTGCGTGCTGCAGACGGAGGTGGAGACGTATGACCCGTCCAAGATCCCCGTCAGAAAGTGCTGCATGCCCAACGAG GTGTACGACTCCGTGTCCAGCTGTTCCCTGCGCTACAACGTGACCTCGGAGCCGTGGCTGGTGCCCTTCCGGTCCCTGGAGGAGACCAACAAGGAGGTGAAGATGGTGGACATCCGTGAGCCGCCCTTCGTCCACACCCACGAGCTGGTGCCCAacttccag ACGTGTGTGGGGGACCAGATGGGTTGGCAGGTGGACGCCTTCCACGTGCAGCAGGAGGAGGGCGGCCTGTACGTGCCGCTGTTGCACCGCGTCATCCCCGACAACCAGTACTGCATCGAGGACTTCCACACCAACGGCAGCCTCGCCACCATG GCGTACGTGTGCGTGAGCGTGGAGGAGATGCAGCACCTCCAGAGACTGCAGACGCCGGGGTGCCAGACGGAGCCCTGCATCCCCAAGTGCTGCCACCTGGGGGAGATCCTGGACGCGGGGACCAGCCGGTGTGTGCCCGCTAACAACTACCCCTTCAGCCCCTCCGTCAGGCTCGAGAACGGCTCCCTCATCCAG GTCGCGGAGCCGGACTATCGTTTCGGCTTCCCGGAGTGCGAGGTGCAGCTGACCTACGACCACGAGCGCGTCGAGCTGCTTCCCCAAGGTGACCTGCGCTATGTCACCAACGACACGCGGGAGTGCCTACCCGAGCAGGCCTACGCCATCCCCAGGGGCGAGTACTGCATCGACCAG GTGTACTACCCGTCGGGGGAGGTGCGGCAGGGCGCGGGGTTCTGCTTCAGCAACAAGTGGGAGCACCTGGGCCAGCTGGAGAAGCAGGACGTGAACTACCTGTACTCGGTGTTCCTGGGCGTGTCGgacctcttcatcctcatctccttCGTCGTGTACCTCACCGTGCCCGACCAGAACAAGCGGGGACTCAACAAGAAC GTCAAGTTGGCTCACTCCGTGCTGGGCCGCATCCTCCTGTGCTTCCTCTTCAGCCTCTTCTTCGCctacctcttcctcatcatcatcaagctCTTCTCGGACCCCATCAACCTCTCCAGCCCCAGCGCTTGCATTGGCATCG gtgtgtgtatgtacgtgttcTTCATGGCCACCTTCTTCTGGCTCAACGTGCTGTGTTTTGAGCTGTGGTGGAAGTGTGCAAG GCAGGAGAGCTCGAGCGGGCGGCGGTGGGTGTGGTACCAGGTGTATGCGTGGGCGTGTCCCCTCGTGTTCGGCGGCGTCTCCCTCATCATGGAGTTCGCGCCGTCCATCAGCAGCTGCTACATCAAGCCCAACTTCGGCACCTACTCCTGCTTCTTTAGCT ACTCCGTGACACACAACAACGGCGCCAAGTGGGCCTATTTCTTCGGGCCCGTGGCGGTGCTGCTGTTCGCCGACCTGGTCTTCTTCCTGCTGACGGTGCGCTCCCTGCTCGTCACCGTCCAGCAGAGCCACAAGGGCACCGTGCAGAGGCAGGCCCGGCAGCGGCTACGGCTCTGCTTCAAG CTGTTCCTGGTGATGGGCATCAGCTGGCTGGCGGAGATCATTTCCTTCGAGTTGGGTCCCAGCACCGTCTGGTACATCTCGGACGTGTTCAACTGCTTCCAG GGCTTCATCATCTTCCTGATCTTCATCCTGAAACCCAAGATCCTGCAGGCGGTGCGGGCGCGGCTGTGTGGCTGCTGCGGGGCGCCGCCGCCAGCCAAGCCGCGCG GCCCCACCGTCTTACGAGGCACCAGTGAGGAGATGGGCACCGGCTCGGACATCCCCATCATGGCCAACACGAGAAGCAGCCAAGACGCATGA